In Phaseolus vulgaris cultivar G19833 chromosome 7, P. vulgaris v2.0, whole genome shotgun sequence, the genomic stretch ACAgacaatataatataaaatatatagcTTCCGTCGGACATCACCACAACAaacattttctttcaaaattatagCATTTTATAAGCTGACGCTTATGTAAATGGATCTCAATTCCTaactaaaattgaatttttaattctctaaaaatataacatttatatCTCCAAATATAAATTCCTTAGCAAactaaaattaaactttaatttcaaaaataaagtttgtaaatttttaaagtaaaattaaatttgaacataaattaaataagaaatcaaatttaaaagacCAACACCATCTACCATGGAGGATGGATCAGAGGAcaagtttaaaaacaaaacaaaacaagtgAAATCGTGAACCCTAAAAAAACCCCAAATTGTGTCTCAGCCGCTCACACCTCCGTTGCAGGTGTCTCCTTCATGCGCGCCTGTTGTTCTCCTCGCCGTCACTACAGTTGTCTTTGCGCTCGCCTCCTGTGACCATCGTTCGAGCTCGCCGTCGTTGCACCCCCTACTGTCGTGTTCGTCGTCACCAAATCTCGCTTTTAATTCCAAATCTCGCGCGACAAAACTTCAAACGACCAATGGAGCTCGGATCACCACCATCTACCACCGCTCACCTTCAACGACACCACTAGCCAACCACATGCATCTAGACGGATCTTCGGTGCATCTTCACCTGGGACGATTTTAAGGAGTTGGTTTTGGGAATTTCTCATATTAGGGTTTAAGTAGAAAAGGAAAGAGATTAGGGATTAAGAGAGTGGGAGAATCTAGCACACTAAACCTGTTATCtgatattgttttttattacaATAATCTCTTTATACGTGTATCATTAAAAATGTTAGCAATTCTTACATCAGTTAAACCTTTgatattctaaaaatattttattattaaaaatgttaGCGTCGTTAACCTTTgatattctaaaaatattttattacgtcaattttgtatttaattttaaagtttataaaatcaattgCCAATTGCGTAGGTTTAACCTTCGTaatgttttattcttttatttttattaaaataatatatttattgtcCAATTTTTAGTGTGTTAAGTCggcataataaatattttttttccttttcgtCGACTGTAAATTCATGGAACAGAcgttaattttttgaaatatatttttgtgggTTTAACCGACAATAATAACTTCCATTTTTTGGTCAACGCAAGATTTTGGAAgctaatttgtattttttttgtagAGGTGAGTGATAGTTTGGTGAACGACATTGATATGTATGAGATCACCACAGGTTTCGATGGAACCTCCTATAGGAGAACCAACCAAGGTGTTTCTCTCCAAAACGAACTAATTAGGTCATTTCTTAATTCTAcataactttatttttataaatcttCTTGTGTACTTGTATAAGGTCTCTATTGGTACTACTTGTTATCGGCTAAACAATTACCACTCATTATTTGATCGTTTCTTCTTTGCTTCCATTATCATATTAGTTCCTTAATACTCGTATGAGAGTgtgtaatatattaataaaaatatattttatttttatacaatcacgtttatttatagtgtttataATGAActatctcatttttttttcagcaaagaattaaataaaataatggaacactttaggggtgtcccaacccttatacaaacccACTAAAAATGGGttaggaaaaaggaaaaatcaaacaaaagagaaagaaaaagaaaaagaaaaagaaaacttaCCTTCTTACAGCTACTTATAAAATCCTGACAGCAAACTAACAAAACATGTACATCCACACAACCTTAAACAAGACGACTGCATAAATCTAACCCCCTAGCCACTTATACATTCTAACATTAAAGAACCTCACACCATCACTTACTGCACAAACCAGTTTTGGTTTCCAAAATTCTGACTTCTAAGATAGCTTCTTTAACAGAATATGTAACAGCTTAAGATTGTGATTGTTCTATAATCTCCCTATGCCCCAGCTTCCATCAACATTCTTCACTCTTCCGCTTCCCATAATCCTCTAACATCTGGAAATGTTAGTTGTTGTCCTCCCGTTTACCTGCACCAAGAAAAACACCTTCCACACCTTCCCAGTAACATAGGTAAATGAAAACAGTTTCATCCCAATTGGTATTAATCAATTTACTTATAATTGCTGCAACAACCGACCCTGCATGCAAAAATTATCAAAGATAGGAAGCATTCACACTTCATTTACCACTTCATGATAGGAATATCTGCTGATTTTTATCTGATATCCTCCCTATTTTTCtgcaataaagagaaaaaacacCTTCCCCACCTCATCAAAACTTAGATATACAAAATCAGATCCAGCCCATAGGTCTTTAgcaatttgattttataattgttGCAACAACCAACCAACATGCATGATATAAATAACAGTATAAAACATTATCTAATAACCATATTGATGCATGTTATAGGAGATAAAATCCAATCGTTAAATGAAAAAAGTGACTTTCCTTTCTTTGTGTTTCATCCAAACCCATGATTGTACTTGTGCCAAAGTGAAAATTTCCTCCACATCTAACTTGGCTTGGTTGAAGATAATCCTATTTCTATGCTTCCATATACACCGAACAACTGATACCCAAAGACCTTTCCATAACCTATTGCCCTCTTGATTAGAACATATGCCAGGAAATTGTTCAAAATGATGATTCAATACATTATAGTTCACCGAACTTACTCCCATCCATCTAGAGCACATGTTCCATACTTTAATTGATTCTTCACATGAAACAAGGATATGTGAACATGTCTCTTCCTCTTTTCCACAAAACACACATAGTATATTCCCCAATATCACACTCCTTCTTTGCAAATTCTGTTTTGTCGCTAATCTATCCGATAGTGCCCACCACACAAAAAACGTAGCTGATGGCATGAGCTTTAAATTCCAAAGTAGTTCGAACACCTTCACAACCCCCCTGTATTATGCTTTACTAACCTGTTGTAGGCTGATTTCACCGTGAATGTATATGACGGAGAATCGATCCAAATTCGTATATCCTCTACCTCTTGTTGTAGTATTACTTGAGATATAATTGCCATGAAGTCCTCTACCATGCTTTTCTCCCATTCAAATCAATCTCTTCTCCAACTGAATTTCCACTCCCACCCTTCCATAGTCCAGCTTCCACAACTACCAATATACTTGTCTTTGAGCTTAGAGTTATTATATAACCTTTCATATCTTGTTTTGAGTTGCCCATTGGTTAACCACTCGTCCTCCCAAAATTTGATCTTCTCCCCAGAACCCACTTTCCAACCCAAATTCTGATTGAACCAATTGGCCCCTTGGTCAGAAACACTAGCCTTGGCTAGATCACTCCACCATCTAGATGTATATCCCTTTCGATTTGGTGCATATGATATCATCGTTCCCCACTGGCCATACTTTGATTCTAGAACATCCTTCCAGAGTCCAGACTCTTGAGATCCCAATCTCCATAGCCATTTTGCCAGGAGTGCCTTATTGAACAACTCAATGCTTCTAATACCTAAACCTCCCTCCTCTTTTGCCTTACAAATATTTTCCCAACTTGTCCAAGCGATTTTCCTCCCTTCCGCTCCCCAACCCCACAAGAAAGTTCTTTGTAGTTTCGTTATCTCCTTACACACTCCAATCGGTGCTTTGAAAAAGGATAGGAAGAAGAGTGGTATGGCACTGATGACAGATTTGATAAGACATACTCTTTCTGCGAAAGACAGGTTACTCCCCTTCCACACTGAAAGTTTCTTTCTAACCTTTAAAAGCACCAGCTCCCAAAATGAGCATCTAGATGGATTACCTCCTATAGGTAGGCCTAAATATGTAAAGGGTATATTTATTAGACTGCAGTGAAGTATTTCTGAGTACACATTCATCTCATACCTACCTACCCCATTTGCGCCAATTATTTATGAACTGTAGTTAATGTATATCTTTGctaaaataacattatttgATTTGTgatttcttattttatcttgGTGCATTAATTCTATGTGATTCACCCTCACCGGTACACTTTCAATACAAATTTAATAAGCATAATTTATCATATATGTAATAGAAAGGATATCATTTTacctttaaataaaattgtataaCAAAGTATGAAGTTTACACCAACATTAATCTTAAAAGAGCATGCTGCTAAacgaagaaaaaaaagtaaaataagatctaagaaaaaaaatatatatacataattcTATTTTCTATGATTATccttttctaaattaaaaaaatgggaaaaataaaataaaatagtctCTATTAACTATTAGGATATAAATAGTTATCATCATTTATTTACAcacaaaatttcataattttatataaatgatAATGCGGGAAGGACTATGCAGGTCGATGCGCGATCCCTTAAGGAAAAACGTGAGATGGACTATCTATTTCAACTTGCTGGCTCACTTAAGTCTGTCCACAATCCACACAGGACAAGTGTGGGACGGGGTGAGCTGACCTGCATAACCCGCctatcttaaaaatatataaatttatttattcaccCCCATAATTTCTTCCCACAACCTCATATTTTCCAAAGTtctaaaattatcattttcaaattctacaaagttttaaaattatcattttcaaattgtacaatcctaaacataaattttaagttCTGGATTATATAACCTAGAAAGTCTTTGAATTCCACATtccaaaattaaagaaaaatgttCAATGAAAAATTTCAAAGGGTAATTTGAGTATTTTGTTAAGTATAGGATGCGAGAAAAAAGACAtgaaggtgtaggaagaaactcCCCTAAATCCCTAAATCAGAACACATTCACAAAATTTGATAAtgactttttaatatttaatagtattttttgTCTTTCTAAAATGCATACATTGTTTATGTTTCAATACTCTTAGTCAATGCAGTAGTCAGATTTTATagtcttttttataataaaatttaaatatagtatcatagtatatatatatattattttatactaattttCAAACTAGAATAGTAATAATGTGTCCAcatatattatcttaaatatatatatatatatatttaatgaaatattttattagtcaatttattaattcaattaaaattcaaatttcattaaaaattagAACGTCATAATGATGTTTTTTCACATATCTTATTACACATGTGTTTGAGAATAATAATGTAAGACCATTTACTTAATTcatctaaataagaaaaaaaatgtaataaataaataaaaaattattcaaaatttatatttgaacttttttttcattattttaaaaaaatttatgtggGACAGGCAAATAAAATTAACCCGCATCTTTTATGCAAGGTGGGCAAACCCAACCCGCATTGTCATCCctataatttaatttcaaactttgtcttatatgaaaaaaaaaaacaagaaataagAGAATGTATGTTTGTGTAAAGTTTTTGTACACAAAGGTGGTAGAAAATACACaaagtattattaaattattggattaaatgatatatgaaataatatttatgtaattttaaaacttgGTTATGGTTTATACCACTTAGTGAACATATTTAGGTAGGTGTGTTTATTACTTATCATGTAGATTgttgttattttaataaatttagtgGTAAAATTTGATATATATTTTGGTGTAACAGATTTTTAAATGCTGACATCTTTGACAATGATACAAAATCTTGTCACACTTTACCTCACTCAATTTTACTAGAGCATCCATGCTAGTTAGGATCAACAACTTCAAGGATACTGAAGAATAAGATTTGAAATCTTGGAACCAAGATTTTAAACCATAAGATAACTCCTTGTCTCCCATACCTGGCTCAATCATTGCATCAACTTATATAATTCTTTTATCATATGTTGTTGGTCTCCTAATTGAAAGACCAAACTCTAAATCCATGGACCTAACAGAGAAGTTCTGAATGTCAGAGAAGCCTTTCAATTAGAAGGAATTGATGATGGTTTCTTTGAGCTGTAACCTAAAGAGCGTTTGACAAGAGAAACATCAGACATTTTAAAGCTCAAGTGTTCCACATTTTTAGGTGCATTATGTCAAGCTATTAATCTAAGTCATTTAGAGGAAAACTTGAAGAAAACTATCAAGAATATTGTGAGTCAAgtggtaaaaaaaattatcacagTTGAGATTAATCATGAGTCACACCATTTTGGATTGTACGAGGGCTTGTTTAAAATTATGGATAATGAGTATGTTTTTGTTTACATTGACGACCCTTGTAGGTCAAACTATTCTTTGATGTAAAAGTTGAGGTTAGTCTTAATTGATCATGCATTACGAtaacaaaacataaatattacTTACTTCTTTCGTGGatttaaatcaattttgttactacttcaattctttttttaatgcaataacaactaataataattttaaaataattttttacttattacttgaaaataaaataatacatatattgcattttaataaaaattgaaactcTAAAACTAAACTATGATAGTAGGGTGCTCCTTGGATCAAGTTACCATATAACTAAAATGGATAAAATCCAACTCAATTAGATTGGATTGAGTTTCATTTATGATTGGATCAAACTCAATCCAATCCAAATTAACACATTCTTATATGAGTTGGGTGATGAGTTTAGTATGGATGATTCGAGACCCAATCTTATAATTGTGTTGTGAATAATTTGTGTTATATTAGTCATATCTTGAATTAGTTTCGTCAAACTTGTTATCACTTAACATATTGACTTGAAatattcttttaactttttttgtaaattgtgatattttttaattagttttaataCTTGAATTACAACTTTTTTTTGGTTGGattgtgattctgctttggtttgtgttgcgtttactgatAGAACAAATGTTTCTTGGATGCTTCGGAAtcaatgaaatacttgtcttaattactgtgggaaaaccaggtttaggattactcatatttttcatgaagacaatgtgtgtgctgataaattggctaatttaggatttattcacagagaatcatttcattgatataataggcttccatctagtctgttattagaattctttatgaatatgtatagtctacctatgtatcgtttttgctAACATATGAGTTTTTGCCTAATCccctatatttttgtattttttttaataatactttttttagtgatgacatatgattgttgttacttaatGTGTCAATCttactgagatgtcaagttgcatagtaatCCATAACATGAGAgcacatttttataaaaaaataaaattacaactattttaaaaaaagaattattttcaaaattttaaccaAAATGAGTTAAGATAGTCCAACCAGTTGacatagtttttttaaaaataatattattttttagttaatttaatatttgaaaactataacttttataaagaaataaaataaaaattcaaaattttacccAAATTGACTTAATCTAATCCAACATATTCAAAATTGGATGGATTGAATGGAGTTAGATTAAGtttaacacaaaaaaaaaaaaatacaaaaattcaacCCAACCCAATATTTTTCTTAGTGGGTTGGATAATGGGTTTACTCACCGAACTCAATTGTCAATACCCATATATGACACAAACTTCACTtgatttcttaaatttatataactcaaaaatttgaattttactGAAATATGTGacaacaaacaacaactaaaagaatacaagaaaaataaaagaaaaaaagttttttttaacaaaatttaaattaagtttaaccaacgacaaaattaataaataatctttaatcTCTAAATCAGCATAAAAACGTTAGTCAagtcatttaattataaattataattattcgtgtaacttttaaaacaataatatcaatataaaaacttttaaaagaaaaaaaatgatttttaagtataaaagaaaaaaagtataataaaatcataaatatatattatattgtcAAAAAAATAAGCAACTATAACTGTTTTTGACTATAGTGGCACAAACATAAGGATTAAGGGTTAGGTGGCCTTTGCATTATATAAGTTATAGAACATGCTAGATTCCATTTTGGTGCACTTTAAGTCTTGTATTATAGTTTCTATTATAAAAGTTTAATCTTGACCTATTTACCTTTTACTATAAACTAGTTAAAGGACAAAAAGGTCTGAGAAAAATTTAATAAGTAATAATTCAATATATTGACAAATTTAGCATACATAAGTTCTCATCTTATCACTAacttaaaaaatgataaaaacttTTTGCAACTATGcaacttatttaatatttttaaaactttttgttctttattttttgtagtTACTTAAAACAAGGGTGTTGGACAGACGCTGAGATTGCATTAGgtttctatttatatttttaaataaacaacTTTAATAGGAATAGGAATAAATTACATATCTGTCTCTTTCAATTGAATTATTGTATTATTAACTATTGGGTAcgattatttatttcaaaattagcAATGCAATCtcaatcatttaaaaaaaatttaaaaattaaattaatttaaataacattGATATAATATCAATCGTTtagttttacaaaataaaaaaaatgtttgaaaataataaactacgaaaaataaaaaaattatcttacaatttatgttaataattttttaattaaataatattgtaaaaaactaatgatattttttatcacTTACAAGTGCGGGTAGAAATATGGACTAATAATAGGGATCACTCATGAATCCTTATGCCAATACTTTTAAAACtgaaaatttcatattttattataaatgtatttttaatattaaaagaatataCGCATATCAATTATAACTTGTTTGATTGATTTTTGGTTAAAATATATCCTAAGTGTAACCCACGAGTGTCATAATGAGTAACAAAGCAAGACAGTGTTACTAACAAATCTGAAAAAACACAACCTAATACACTTGGTGGTGGGGTgattaattaatcaatttttagaaaaatacaACCGAATTCGTCCTCTTTTAAAAGCCCacttttagaaatttaaaatttaacttcATCATAATCAATATATTTTTGGTGAGATGAAGTCCGTTGAAATCCACGTGGATTTTGAGTGGTCTTCCTTCAAACTCTAGTGATTCAATTTTCAAGGAATGAGGAAGCTTCATCGGTCAAAAATACTCTGACACTAAGTTAGTAAGAGTATCaaatttagtatatatatagTGAGTATTGTGTTAG encodes the following:
- the LOC137829025 gene encoding uncharacterized mitochondrial protein AtMg00310-like gives rise to the protein MNVYSEILHCSLINIPFTYLGLPIGGNPSRCSFWELVLLKVRKKLSVWKGSNLSFAERVCLIKSVISAIPLFFLSFFKAPIGVCKEITKLQRTFLWGWGAEGRKIAWTSWENICKAKEEGGLGIRSIELFNKALLAKWLWRLGSQESGLWKDVLESKYGQWGTMISYAPNRKGYTSRWWSDLAKASVSDQGANWFNQNLGWKVGSGEKIKFWEDEWLTNGQLKTRYERLYNNSKLKDKYIGSCGSWTMEGWEWKFSWRRD